AAAGAGAAGTGGTTGGTGACTTTATTTAATACCATCGTCATATTTGTTAATATACCCTGAGAACAAAGGGCCCATGTTTATTTTGCGAAGGAACTTCATTAGATTTAATAGCTGAGCAGGAGGCATAGATCAGACTCAACTAAAAACAGAATCAATCCGGTACATGACGCTTCTCGTAGAAAAGCAGGGTCAAGTTTGCCTACATTACACCTATGTGGTAGAACCTTCCTCAGACCTTCGCTCAATGGGAACACTTTGTGCACGTGCACGGAAGTTACCTCTACATGATGCTTCTAAGCTATGAATAATTGTTTTTGTAATAGGAAAGCCTCATTTAGTCGTTTATTTTTGAAGACAGAAACCAGTGTGTAGCTAACCTCCTTCCATGGTTCCACTAGATATAGCTGCTAGTAGAGTGAGTTATTCATGGATTGACATATCCATTCACATTATGTTGGGTGTGAAAGAGAGTGGAAGTTTTAATGCAGCAAAATTAGAAGGACGTGCAGCCGTGCACTGGTGACCTCCAGTGTATTCTTTCATGGCAACATGTTCATGTGGTATTCTCCATTGTAATTCAACAAATCTGTAGGATTTTCTACAGTTTCAACTCCCGATCTTATTGGAGTTTCTCCATTGAGCCAAGATCTTTGATGCTTTGATCTTTGTGAAACCTTCTGTCAAATCGCTTAAATCTTTGTGAAATGTGTAACAGGAGGTGGAGAAGCCGAAGAGATCTACTTCTTAATGGGGAATAGCTATGAACTATGAAAAGACGATTTGTTTTGGTTCGTGTGGGTGAATTTATATAGTTAGTAGTAAACTTTgacattgttattattgtggtttCCTTTTGCTAACGAATGTAATAGATGGTATGGTATACATTTATGAGGAGCCTTAATACAAGGTGCATCCTGTCATTCTGTCACCAATTCATTGTTGATACCATTGCCCCAATGGTGATTGGTTGCTCCCAAAGCAAAATGTTAAAGGGATCAGAAATATGCAATCTTACCTTGTaataacaaatatgtttttttggTTAACTCTTTATTGTAAATATTTTGTCCAATTTCAAAtgaataagtaaaaataatataataagtcATTAATATTGGTTGTTGCGagcaaacacaaaaaaatatacataaatttGTTGTTCTAGCGAGAATAGACATAGATACGTATTGTCATTCATGATTTAGTGTACTTTACACGTTCTTTCAAGGAAAAAATGAAATGGATAaactaatatattaaaaaaaaagctcgaaataagtcaaaatttaacttatttccaaaaatgAGCGTGTAACTTTCAAACCCGAAGTTTGggctgttcacagttactaactgcgaacaggtgtttaaatttttaaaaagctgttcgcagttagtaactgcgaacataccTGTTTTCTGTTCGCAGTTGGTATTTGCGAACACTATCGAGCATAAACACAGTTGTAGGTCTCCTCTTCCCCATTCTCCCCAAATTCAAAACCCTAACCTACCCAAAACTCGACATTCCCCTTTCAAAAATCATCTTAGACTACCTTtaatccatcaattcttacaTTCCTTTCAATTTAGCACTTTAAATTTAGTttgggatactctagcttgcacaaaggtaaactttaatgcgtttttttaaatatatatcgttttttagggttttaatgaaGTTTGGTTATTTACTTAAATGTAGGTCACTAGTTCTAAAATCTACACTCTTCTTATTCATCCACAACTGATGaaggtaatgtttaattgttttaacagctttatttttgttgtttttttgaagtattgttgttgatgagcctattgaattagttgaatattatgtacagtatatattattagaaattttgatgttgttattaattgatttattagttgaattttatgtacattatatatgtatgaacttagttacatcaTGCACTTTATTACtttatatatcaaaaaaattataatcaaatgaatataatgtagtTCTATTgacatgaagttgatgatgatgttgattttgtttgtattcataTAGAAATGACGTCATTTCGtgtcactatagtatgtttttggaatggttctattcgagaaagtagtggcaaagttcattatgttgggggtaGACGTAGGGATCATTGCAACAGCCCATTATGCTCCTGtagcgcctacgatgacccaatttgtaagtcttcatttgcatttaaatgattcaGTTGCCGATTACATAGtataatgttacattaacttactattaattgcaggcacaaggtgcggcaacCGTGATCCGGTGTAGCCACGAGGAGCCaatgagggagattgcgcaaggcatgctcctcggcacgcagttccagcacttcataccggaagtagCTGCGGAGTCATCACCGGCTACCGCCTATgtgcacgtctcatctcctccTTATGAcgttcatttggaggagatggacttGTCATATCCCAGtgacgttgcggggacctcgTAGGCTGGGCCATCCCAGATTCCCAGCCATCAAAATACCAGTCCCCTCCCCTACCAGAGCAATAcacgaacgcctcttactattGTAGGAGGAGTAGAAGACCAaatcagttggatagggtagatgagggtgatGATCGTTAGCTTTAGATTTTTGTGTATTTTAAttgactatgtatatatatatatatatatatatatatatatatatatatatatatatatatatatatatatatatatatatatatatatatgtttatttagttgtatatttcaaacatttgtatatatttagaagtattaacaaaatcaacaacaattcaattcaacaataacaataaagaattaatctaaattatagaaaattaccTCAACTTAGGATGATAAATTGGTgaatatgaatgaatgaattgaGTTATAAGGTTTTGGTATTTATAGAAGATTGAACTGGTCAAAAAATGTCAAAGAGCTGTTCGCAATTCCTAACTGCGAATAGAGGAAAAGTTGtacgcagttagtaactgcgaacggAGGTTGAACCTTTTTGACCAGTTCTTTGACTTTTTGACCAAttcttttgttcgcagttattagtaactgcgaacaacaccAGATCTCAGACTTGGAaattagacgcttatttttgaaaataagttgaattGTCACTTAtttagtactttttttttttaataaattagctTATTTATTTCGTTTTTTCTCTTTCAAGTTGGTCGGACttgccatatgcttgaaactttGCAAATAAAATGCTTGAAACAAAGGCTAATTTTAACTTGACTCATGATGTTTGAAGTTTGTATAACCCAATAAACACTACATCCTTATGGCCGAAAAGAACCTACTTATCACTTATGATTTTGTTGTCGTTTATTCTTCCTCAAAATATCCAGAATCTAATGATGACAATGAAATACTACATCTTTAGTTTTTCACTAGTTCACTTTGGATTTTGAAGAAAATACTAACCAAAAACTGAcgacttttttattttaacaaatataCTTCCATCTCGTATAGATTGCAACAAGTATtaaagaaaatcacaaaaactTCGGTGAAATTGTCTCACTTGTGAGACATGTCTTATTGGGCCGacccaattatatatatatttttaccaattttacaaattaaatgtcaatttcaagagttaaaagaccaattttaaggatttaaaattgacattttaagtcatGATTGACAGTTTTGagacttaaaaggtcaatttcaatatttaagaaattaattttacGACTTAAAAGACTATTACAAGACATTAAATtctcatttcaactttaaaaaaaatgactcaaacattaaagtacatattaaaaactttgaaattgaccttttaagtcttaaaattagatttttaaatcttgaaattgtccttttaagttttaaaattagtatatcaaaatattttttaaaaattattaggcCTGAATCAGTTGCACGACTAAGACCATCTCACAGAAAAGTAACCGAAAGAAAATAATGAGGGATTCTACCTAAACTAAAAATGCTACAAAATTAAAGACAGATGAAAATAAACATTGTGACAATGTAAGGATGGAGGAAGTCACAACTTTATAACCAAATAAATTCCatactaacaaaaaaaaattaaaatatttttacatgATATATTAATATAGGATTAAATCTATTATGGAATTAGTCCACACTAATATTAGTGTGGACCAACATTTACACTCTCCTCATTCATTCCATTCCACTCTACCACTCCATTCCACTCTATTCTTATATTCTTATACTTTACTTCACTCTACTTTATTCTACTCTACTTTACTCTTATACTCTTACACTCCACTCTActctttaaaaattttaaaaataaaaaaaattaaaattaaaaataaaaaattaaaattttaaaaactaaaaaattaaaaaattttaaaaataaaaaaattagaaatttaaaaaattaaaattataaaacgaaaattaaaattaaaaaaattaaaataaataaaattaaaattacttttttcaaaaagtttttttcaattattttgaaGTATATAGTGAAAAGTGAAGAGAGTAGGAATAAGAGTATTAAGACTTAGTCCACACTACTtagggggcgtttggttgggGGTCTTAAGGAAAGGAAAAGGGAATGGAAATACCCCATTCCCTTTGATGTTGTTTGGTTTCCATTTTCAATGATTTCCTTTCCCCATTTCAGTTTTAAGTTTACCCAAATGAGGTAAACCTCATTCCCCACCTCCCCCTCcactttcccattccattcccTCCCTCATTCAGCAACCTTACTGAAGCAGTACTCGCGCCTCCTTCCTCACCATTTTTCTCCTTCCTCGCGCCTCCAACCTCACCAAAATCGTTGGCATCTCCTTCCATTCGTCGCGCCTCGTTCATCTTCCTCAAGTTCTCATCTCTTCCTCGCGCGTAGTTCCGCCTGCTGCCTCCATTGTCAAATGTAAATGCAGACATAGGGTTTGTTTGCTTCTTTTCGATGTTTCTCTCTTTTTCGTCAAAACAGGATTCACAAATCACAACCcagaaaaaatcaataattgtcTCACTCTTTCCGAAGTAGTTGTACTTCAATTCTCTATCTCTCTTTCGTTTCATCTGCTTGAAAAAACCAGACAAAAATGGCAGCGGAAGCATCTAGATCTAGTTTCAGTGCTGGTTCTGCAGATTCTTATCTTGGTAGTTTGATTAGTTTAACTTCAAAGTCTGAAATCCGTTATGAAGGCATTCTTTTCACCATTAATACCGAAGAGGCTAGCATCGGTGTTGTTATGCtgttgattattattgtttggatCTTTTTTTAGGCTTTTGATGTTTATTCTGAATGTTTGTGTAAAGGATGTGAAATGTTGATTTGTTGAGTTCTGGTTTGGCCTGTGTTTCTAGagtgttcttttttcttttttttttttcatttactgATGTTTTTGAATGTGTGATACTTTTGTATTGTTTGCTGATTTGAGGTAAATTTGGTTTGAGGTTTTGTTTGATGTCTGATGCATTAGATTACTGGTGAAGCTTGTTTACAAGCATTCATGAAAGACATGaatgttcatttttcaagtttatcatataacaactacttatttttggagaaaatataaaagaatttaaaaactcaaattttgattccttagtttgaaccaaacagtcacaaagggaatcattcagcagttcattccgtttcctgaacacaaccaaacaactaggctaaattaggggaatccattcctttctccttcattctctttcctcattccattccgattcccttgtgcgaacTAAACGCCCCCTTAGTATGGATCAAGTATACACAAGAGTTTCTCAATAAAGTAACAAAATTGTTTGACCTTAAAAAATTCAAGCTCAGATGCGGGCATATATCATCGATGTCTGATGAAATGTGGCGGACCCTATCCAGCCACTGTACCGCATATATCATCACTGCTTGCAATTTTGCACCAGCCGGGAATCGAACCCGGGTCTGTACCGTGGCAGGGTACTATTCTACCACTAGACCACTGGTGCTTGTTGATATTTCTTCtgatttattatataattagatCTAATGTAGTATGAAATAATaccaacatttaaaattatggtATTCCAATCttcaagtcaacttttattaatttattagaataaaaattgacttaggaaacaattttttctttcaGATCACTCCCATCAATCTgaaaatttaggaaaattttgGAGGGCGTGTGCAGTGTACTCATCATCCAAAATATATAGGAGCTCAACACtttttctaacaactttattttttaaataggttattttatttatacatatatcataaaatatatattatataattataataatggtCACAaatttttatgctttataattaAACACTTATCTTAGGCCGgatttattttataatctataataaacaattttaaaatgtacAAAATATGATCCATGCATAATCAATAAGTTCATCAATTCAAACAATTCCATGTTATTTATCTATcttaaaatgttcttaaatttcttgttaaatttaatattttaaaatagtttatGGGATCTTTATGTACAATAGGTCTAAAAGTAGATTATATATTTACACCCGAGTTAAATTTTTCATTCTTAAACTAACAATAATATCAAAGCCTTAATATCAACAAATTAAGGTCCAAAACACATGAAACATTAGATCGATTTTGATAGTCGTTCAcatgaatttaatttttcattcacaaattaaaaaagttCTTTCGTTTTGTTTTAGTTGTTATAAaagtgttttgcacaaaaattaagaaatgatGTCGTTGTGTTAAAGGATCGTTGCAACTCCTAAAGAAACAGGCAATAAGTTTTGAGATACGAGGTAGGAAAAAAAGTAGGAGAAAGACGAAAAATAGacttttacataattattttttttgtcaataatagtaatattgcaaataatttgaaattgttgaataagaaaaatataactaTTATAATATTACAGaggatgtaaattttttattatttagtttgGATTGAAAACATCAACTTAAGTTCACTGATTTTAGGAGTAGatcaaataacttttttttgattcaaactccttaatagtaacaataaacatttatttattacaaGGCAAATGAGGGTAACAATAGAGGAAAACGAATAACTAAGTGTGAATCATATTCAATACTATCTGAGAAAATAATACGTTTTCCAACTGTGATAATGCTCAATCTCAACAATTAACATCTTCCTCATATTTTCTTTTCCACTCTTGTTTCACCAGTTTTTCTCCTAATACTTCGTCTTCTACTCCATTCATATTTATCATAAGTGTGTCATTTTTATATTGGGTCGAGTCAACTTAAAATGTCTCAATTCTATTATGGGTGACTTTATCAATTTACCTTTACTACACTTAACTTTTCACAAGTTTACGCTTACTAATCTTATTTTACcctatcaaaattaaaaaacactATTCGTATTTTTTCTCACATAGTCCATTTGATCACCTAAAAATAGTATAAAGTGAAATGGGTACATTGGATGAATAGGGGAGTACTTATTAGAGTTTAGAGTCATTCCGGTGTTCTGTTTTTGGTCGGTTGATCACTAAACCTAATACGGCTAATAGCTTCGTCTTCTCTCTAAGTAGTCAGCCGTCCTCTCAGACAATATCATACTAAACCCCCCTTTAAACCCTGTTTTAGGGTTTATCATCACTACAAATTCCTCTCTTCAAAAATAATAGTCtccgttttttagggtttatattcATCAAAAAGAATTTCTTTGTCTATCTTCCACCATGAATTACAGGTTTCAAAATCTTCTTGGAGCTCCATACAGAGGAGGAAATGCCATTATTACCGGAAATACCCGCTTAATTTCATCGGTGGGTAATCGGATATCAGTCACAAACCTTGTTAAATCGGAGACAATAACTTTACCTTGTcaattttcatcaaatatttcTCGAATTGCTGTATCGCCGGATGGAAACTTTATCTTGGCAGTTGATGAGAATAATAGGTCTCAATTTATTAATCTGCATCGTCGAATTGTACTCCATAGAATCACATTTAAGGGTAAAGTTTCTGCCCTTGAATTTAGCCCTAATGGCCATTTTATTGCTGTTGCTATTGgtaaattaattcaaatttgGAGATCACCTGGTTTTAAGAAGGAGTTTTTTCCATTTGAATTAGTTAGGACTTGTGCTGATTTTGATGATAGGGTTACTTGTTTGAAATGGAGCCCCGATTCGGGTTATTTGCTTGCTGGTTCTAGGGACTTGACTGCTAGGATGTTTTGTTTGAAGAAATTGGATgagaaaaagaataataaaccGTTTTTGTTTCTAGGTCATAGAGATGTTATTGTGGGTGTGTTTTTTGGTCTTGATAACAAGACGGGTAAAATTTTGAGGGTTTACAGTGTTTCTCGTGATGGGGCTTTGTTTAATTGGGGTCCAAATTTTGATGGTGATATGCTTGACCCGCCTTCTCCTGGTACACCTGAAAGAATGGATGAGGAAGGTGGTGTTGCTGCTAAAGATGATAATGCCATTGAGAAGGAGAAAAAACGGAAAGAATTTGATGGGAAGGACTTTGAGGATGAGGGCAGTGAGATTTTACTGCATAAGATCAAGTGGGAATTGCTTAAAAAGGATTACTTTATGCAAGCACCAGCTAAAGTCGTGGCGTGTGATTATCACCAAGGCCTTAATCTTGTTGTTGTAGGGTTTTCAAGTGGCGTTTTTGGTTTGTATCAGATGCCTGATTTTGTTTGCATTCATTTGTTGTCTATATCAAGAGAGAAGATCACTACTGCTTCTTTTAATGATCTTGGTAATTGGTTGACATTCGGGTGTGCAAAGCTTGGCCAGCTACTTGTGTGGGAATGGAAATCAGAGAGTTATATATTGAAGCAGCAGGGTCATTATTTTGATGTGAATTGTCTTGCTTATTCACCTGATTCTCAGCTCCTGGCTACTGGTGCTGATGATAATAAAATCAAGGTGAGGAGCTGTTTAGTATTTGGTGTAGTCAATATATTGTTCTATTAAACTTCAAATCCTCTGAACTATTGTTAAATTGAAATATAAAATGATGTatcttatattattaaaatgcagttattcatatatttagtataaataaaatcatgataaatattttttttatacattaatGTAGAGACATATTATAAAAGAGGATAAGGATAAAGCTGTTAACAAATATTGAATTGAAGGTTATTATAAACAAGTGTAAAGATGAATTGTATAGTTCTTTTATGTTGAGACATTATAGCAATATGCTAGCTAATTCAATTTATAGCTAGATGTAATGATGCGCTATAATTaagcaataataaaaatatagaatTTTGTTGTTTGGGCTTATTCAGTCTTTGTTTGTTCATGATCTTATAGAAGTTTGCTTAGCTATAAATTAGGTATATTCAtctttcataaaaattataacaattcTGTCTTTTGGGCTTATGCAGTCGTTGTTTGTTGGCTTCAATGACTTGATGCTTAATTTATTTCTGTATGCAGGTTTGGAATGTTTCGTCTGGCTTTTGCTTTGTGACATTTCCTGAGCATACTAATGCTGTGACAGCCCTCCATTTTATGGCCAACAATCAAAGCCTTTTAAGTGCTTCTTTGGATGGAACAGTTCGTGCGTGGGACCTTTTCCGGTACCGAAACTTCAGGACATTCACTACTCCATCTTCTAGGCAGTTTGTTTCATTGACTGCTGATCAGAGTGGTGAAATTATATGTGCTGGAACTTTAGATTCATTTGAGGTACCTTTTGATTAAATATATCTTTCACTTTTATGATAGTATCGTGTTTAGAACTTTTCTAATACAATGTGTTCTTTCTTTGTACAGATATTTGTTTGGTCGATGAAAACACAACGCTTACTTGATGTTTTAAGTGGTCATGAAGGTCCTGTTCATGGATTAATGTTTTCTCCAACAAATGTGTGTATTCTTTCCTGCTTTTTGCATTTGAATGAATTGCATAATTGCATCTAATACTACATGCCAAATTTTATTAACGGAATGGGGCATGCTACTCTGTCTACACTACTATGGTGAGTAATTGTAGCAGTTTACTTTCACTCACAGCTGTTCAGTGAAAAATTCAATGCTGTCTTGCAATCACTTATTATGCAAACTTTCTCTTATCCTCAGCTATGGATGCGATCACTGAATTGACACTGAACTTTGATTTGGAAACTAAGAGTCATGCTCACAATTTTTCACTCTTTTTCAACTTTTGTTGATTTGTTGATATTATCAATGAATTTTTCAGTGCTTCACCATAAGTGAATTCCTTACTTTTACGTGCCTCTTATTTATCCAAACTACATGCCTTAAATGTTTTACCGCAATAGCTTTATAAATTCTGTCTGGGAAATTAGGAGCTAACCGGGACATATATTGTGATCTCCTCAACCCAATCAAAGCCTTATTGAGCCCTATTTCAATTGGGAATGTCGGTTTGGGAAGTCATCTGAGGATAGGAACAGAACACTGGCATTtaaattttagggttttgggatcAGTTTGTGTTTGAATAAGATTTATATTTTGCTAGGAAAGGGTAATGAGAATTGCAGCTTTGCTTTTGTAATGAAAAGAGTTATCTTCTATCTTTTGGGGGTGGGGCCATTGAAGTTGTGCCTttgtaattgaaaaataatctttttttgAGGGGTTGGTTGGGAGAGGGAGTAGGAGCGGGTTTCATTAATAAGTTTGAGCCTCTTTAAGTCATTTTCTCCCCCGCTAGAGGCAAGGTTGGGCTGGGCCATTTTGCTTCTCATGTtaccatttttatttattgtgattTATTGCTAATTTAGTGCCTATACAAATATTGATGCTGTTAAAGCCTTGAGAACACAAAGTTCAAAAACAAATATCTTGGTTAAGTATACAGTGAGGAATGTTGATAGAAATCttcttaatgtatttttttgtttgatgtaTGATTTATGCTTTCCTTGTAGGCAATTTTAACTTCGTCTTCATGGGACAAAACTGTGCGACTTTGGGATGTTTTTGAAGGGAAGGGTTCTGTTGAGACATTTCAGCATGTCCATGATGTTCTCACTGTTGTTTACCGTCCAGATGGAAAACAACTAGCTTGCAGCACGTTAGATGGCCAAATTAATTTCTGGGATCCCTTTGAGGGTTCATTAATGTACACTATTGAGGGTCGTAGAGATATTTCTGGAGGTCGGTTGATGACTGACCGCAGATCAGCAGCTAACTCTACTTCTGGAAAGTACTTCACAACCTTATGCTATTCTGCTGATGGAAGCTACATACTGGCTGGTGGAAATAGCAAATTTATCTGCATGTATGACGTTGCTGAACAGGTGTGTCCTTTTCTGCTTCTCCTCTACTTCAATTCCCTTGCTATGTTATCTGCATGTGGTACTCGAGTGTCTAGACTCTGGCACTCTTATCTCTGTAATATCACCCCTTATAAAAGTGAAACTATAACCAtttcttttattcttttcttgttttctgGGTTTGACTGCTTTTAATCCATGAGTTAGTGGTATGTACAACTGCATTAGCCTCTAATAAGAGaactaatgaagaaaaaatCACTAATATCGTTATAAGTAGAAGAGTATTGAGCAAGAATAGGGGAAAGTGAATAAAAGGGATGTGTTCAGCAGAGCGGGGAATTTTCAAACTGAATTAAGAATATAGAAGACTCAAGTGCTGAGGCTAAAGATTTCCCTCGAGACTGCAGTCGGAGTTCACAATTTTGTGCTTAATAGGTCACTGTGGCTGttggtttatttaaaaaatgggTCTTTTTGGGTTTAGGCATCCTAACAACGTACTGCAGTCGGAGCTCACAATTTTAGTGTTCTCAATTTGCGTCCATAGAATTACATGATATGAGGAGCTACGAATAAAGTGATGTTTGTGTTTGTAGCGAAGACAATCATAAAACCGTGAAGTTCAAGTGCCTTAGACTCATATTCCTAGATGCTTTTTTAAGCCTTCCTTTTGGAATGTGATTTATGGAAGCTTTAATCTTCTTTGTGCCTTTTTACCTTGGATAGAAGAAGGTCCATTCATTATGGTGCAATATATAGGAGCTTAAGTGTAACTGCAATTGAATGATTTTTAAATCTCTTTTTGTGGATCAGATATTATTGCGTAGGTTTCAAATAACTCACAACCTTTCACTTGATGGAGTACTGGACATCTTAAATTCAAAAAAGATGACAGAAGCTGGTCCACTGGATTTGATTGATGATATCAATAGTGATGAAGAGGAAGGAATTGATAAGCAAACACGGGGAAAGCTGGGTTTGGATTTGCCAGGATCTACATCTAACCGTGGTAGGCCTGTTATTCGGACAAAGTGCCTGAGAATTGCACCTACTGGGCGCAACTTTGCAGCAGCAACAACTGAGGGTGTTCTGATTTATTCTGTGGATgaatcttttatttttgatcCTACTGATCTTGACGTAGATGTTACTCCCGAGGTACTCACTTGTATTTCCCTCATTTTTTCAACATTGCAGTAATGTCCTTGATCTTATCTGTGTCTAcatctcttttattattttctacccCTTTTGATATGACTCAAAGTATTATAATCTTTCATATTCCCTTTATCTTTGTTAGCTGTGCAGAACAGACCCCTTGGCTTGATTAATGTTTAAATCAAGCTATTAGTACTGGTGCAGGGTTTgaaccaaaaaattaataattgaaaCTTTTTGACGACTTGAAGTAGCCATACTTCTATTTTCATTGTACTTTGAAGGAATGTAAACAGTAGAAAATttctttgaattgaaaaaatgaTTTGTCTTGACATTACTTCAAATACGAGGGAAAGCTGGTAAGCAACGCTCATCACTCATAGGTCAGGTCATAAGCCATTATCCTTTTCCTGTTGGCAATATACTACACAAAATCCTACCTGTGATAACACCTATAAACGAAAGTTCATAGCTAGAATGTACATATCTGAGCCataaaaactttaaagaatGTTACATGATTGCAAGTGCAACAGTAAGTTCATCAACTTTTCTTCTAGCTTGGTGTTCTCTGTTAGCAATATACTTCACAAAATCCGACCTGTAACAACACCTATAGATTTGCAACTTAACTGATGTATACTTTACTCTTTAGTTCTATTTATGTATACAAAATTCCCATCTTTGTTATTGTATGTTTTTGGTAAGAGGCTGTTTTTATTGGCACTTTTCAGGCGGTTGATGCAGCTCTTAATGAAGATCAACCAAGTAGAGCTCTAATTCTAAGTCTTAGACTAAATGAGGACTCGCTCGTGAAAAAGTGTATTCTTGCTGTTAATCCTGCCGACATATCAGCCGTTGCTTCATCAATCCCTTTCAGATACTTGCAAAGATTAATTGAGGCGTTAACAGAACTTCTCGAGGGTAGCCCCTTTTTGGAATTCATTCTTAGGTGGTGTCAGGTTTGTATCAAATTGTTGACAAATTTAACCGAAAACTGTTCTGTGATTCGATCTTTCAGCGCTTATATGTCCCCTAATTGTTTGTATCAAATTCTTTTCTGGCAGGAAATCTGCAAAGTCCATGGTCATTCAATCCAACAAAATTCGAAAAACTTACTTCCAACCTTGAAATCCTTGCAGAAAGCAATTACAAGTTCGCATCAGGATTTGGCAGATATGTGCTCCTCTAATGAATACACACTAAGATATTTGTGTGCATCAAGCGTGAAAATAT
The sequence above is drawn from the Amaranthus tricolor cultivar Red isolate AtriRed21 chromosome 5, ASM2621246v1, whole genome shotgun sequence genome and encodes:
- the LOC130814166 gene encoding periodic tryptophan protein 2, with translation MNYRFQNLLGAPYRGGNAIITGNTRLISSVGNRISVTNLVKSETITLPCQFSSNISRIAVSPDGNFILAVDENNRSQFINLHRRIVLHRITFKGKVSALEFSPNGHFIAVAIGKLIQIWRSPGFKKEFFPFELVRTCADFDDRVTCLKWSPDSGYLLAGSRDLTARMFCLKKLDEKKNNKPFLFLGHRDVIVGVFFGLDNKTGKILRVYSVSRDGALFNWGPNFDGDMLDPPSPGTPERMDEEGGVAAKDDNAIEKEKKRKEFDGKDFEDEGSEILLHKIKWELLKKDYFMQAPAKVVACDYHQGLNLVVVGFSSGVFGLYQMPDFVCIHLLSISREKITTASFNDLGNWLTFGCAKLGQLLVWEWKSESYILKQQGHYFDVNCLAYSPDSQLLATGADDNKIKVWNVSSGFCFVTFPEHTNAVTALHFMANNQSLLSASLDGTVRAWDLFRYRNFRTFTTPSSRQFVSLTADQSGEIICAGTLDSFEIFVWSMKTQRLLDVLSGHEGPVHGLMFSPTNAILTSSSWDKTVRLWDVFEGKGSVETFQHVHDVLTVVYRPDGKQLACSTLDGQINFWDPFEGSLMYTIEGRRDISGGRLMTDRRSAANSTSGKYFTTLCYSADGSYILAGGNSKFICMYDVAEQILLRRFQITHNLSLDGVLDILNSKKMTEAGPLDLIDDINSDEEEGIDKQTRGKLGLDLPGSTSNRGRPVIRTKCLRIAPTGRNFAAATTEGVLIYSVDESFIFDPTDLDVDVTPEAVDAALNEDQPSRALILSLRLNEDSLVKKCILAVNPADISAVASSIPFRYLQRLIEALTELLEGSPFLEFILRWCQEICKVHGHSIQQNSKNLLPTLKSLQKAITSSHQDLADMCSSNEYTLRYLCASSVKI